In Prionailurus viverrinus isolate Anna chromosome D1, UM_Priviv_1.0, whole genome shotgun sequence, the DNA window ACCTGTCAGAAGTTTGGAAAGGTCCAAGGAACTGAGTTCTAGCTCCAGCTTTGCCTGTCTGCCGTGAAATAATGAACTGGTCACTTCACCTCTTTGGCCCTCATACTCTTCTCTCAAAAGTGGGAGGCACAATATATGCTTCGAAGGATTTCCAAAATATCAAATGAAGTAAAGTTTGCAAACAATGTAAAGTGCTTTACAAACCTAAAAAATCATGACCATTGCTGAGAGTGATCAAATCGATCACCTTAGTTTGTCtttaatgagattttatttttttttatttcagtggatGACCTGGGATTCATGGCAGAGAATGACACTGTGGTGACAGAATTCATTCTAATGGCATTCCAGCTGTCGGCAGGGCTGCAAATGAGTCTCTTCTTTGTGTTTCTGGTCCTATATTTTGTCACCGTGGGGGGCAACCTGGGCATGATAGTGTTGATTCAGAGAGACCTTCGTCTCCAAactcccatgtacttcttcctccgCCACCTTTCCTTCCTGGACATTTGCTACTCTTCTGTCATTGTCCCCCAGTTGCTTGAGACCTTGGGTACCCGTAAGATGGCCATCACTTACGAACGCTGTGCCACCCAGTTCTTCTTCTTTACACTCTGTGCCAGCACCGAATGTTTCCTTTTGGctgtgatggcctatgaccgctatatGGCTGTGTGTAACCCCCTCTTCTACGCCACTTCCATGACACCACAGACCTGCCTAGGGCTGGTGGCTGGGGCATATGCTGGTGCCATGGTCAACGCTGTGATCCGCACTGGGTGTACCTTTTCGATCTCCTTCTGTAAGTCCAAACACGTGGACTTCTTTTTTTGTGACCTCCCACCCCTGCTGAAGCTTGCCTGTAGTGAGACCAAGCCACGGGAACGGGTCATCTACCTCCTAGCTTTCTTGGTCATTACAACCAGCATTTCAGTGATTCTTATATCCTACTTTTTTATCATTCATGCTATTTTGAAGATTCGTACAGCAGGTGGCAAAGCCAAGACTTTCTCCACCTGTGTTTCTCACATGACTGCAGTGGCTCTTTTCTTTGGGACGCTCATATTCATATACCTGAAAGGTGACATGGGCACATCGCTTGGGGAGGATAAGATTGTGTCAGTATTTTACACGGTGGTCATCCCTATGCTGAACCCAATGATCTACAGCTTGAGAAACAAGGAAGTGAAGGAGGCTCTGAAGAAAACTCTCAACAGGATAAAGGTTTCCCAAGTACAGTAAGACTTGAGCTCCATGAATTCAGAAGCTCCTGCAAATCATCCTTTGGGCTTCTCTCTTTAACACATGAACTAGATTTCACAATGACAAAGACAtattgaggcaaaaaaaaaa includes these proteins:
- the LOC125146697 gene encoding olfactory receptor 9I1-like, producing the protein MAENDTVVTEFILMAFQLSAGLQMSLFFVFLVLYFVTVGGNLGMIVLIQRDLRLQTPMYFFLRHLSFLDICYSSVIVPQLLETLGTRKMAITYERCATQFFFFTLCASTECFLLAVMAYDRYMAVCNPLFYATSMTPQTCLGLVAGAYAGAMVNAVIRTGCTFSISFCKSKHVDFFFCDLPPLLKLACSETKPRERVIYLLAFLVITTSISVILISYFFIIHAILKIRTAGGKAKTFSTCVSHMTAVALFFGTLIFIYLKGDMGTSLGEDKIVSVFYTVVIPMLNPMIYSLRNKEVKEALKKTLNRIKVSQVQ